GCGTGGAGAAGTCCAGCCCACACTCCACACACACGTGGCAGCGCCCGTTCTCGTGCTTCACCTCGTGGGCCTTCAGCTCGCTGGGGTAGGCGAAGCCCCGCCCGCAGAAATGGCAGCTGTAGGGCTTGATGTCGCTGTGCAGCAGCATGTGCCTCTTCAGGTGGCTGGTCTGCGTGAAGGCTTTGCTGCACACGTCGCACTTGTGGGGCCGCGTGCCCTGGTGCGTCAGGAGGTGCGTCTGCAGGTGGCTGGGCTGCTTGAAGAGCTTGCTGCAGTGCGGGCAGGAGTGGGGCTTGATGCCGTTATGGCCCAGGATGTGCGTCACCAGGTTGTACTTGGAGGTGTAGGATTTCTCGCACATGCGGCACTGCCAGCGCTTCTGGCGGTCCCCCGCCTCCACCAGGTAGGAGTCATCGATCTGCACGTTGATGTCCAGCCGGTCCAGCTGGGCCTTTTTGTTGTGCTCAGTGTTGACTCCAGCTGTGTCTGCATCAAaatccactggctcctgccacgCAAAGCCCTGCTCGCTCTTCCCCTGCTCTGGCGACTCCAGCGACGCAGCGTTCGCCTCGAAGCTGCACTCGCTTCTGAGGGCCTCTGGCCCTGTGCCTGCCGGAGCCCCGCCCATGCTGGCCTCAGCGTAACCGAGCTGGACAGGGTCTGGACACCTGTGCTCGTAACTCCCCAGGCCCACCTCCTGCCGCACGTGTCTGCGCAGATGCCGCAGGCGCCGAGGCTTCCTGCCAAAAGCACTGAGGTCAATCATCTTCATGGCACTGCTCTGCACGGTCTTCTCACAGCTGGACTCCTCGAGGCTGGGCGGGTGGCTGCTCTGCGTCTCCTCCTTGCTGTCGCCAGGGACGGGCACTTCgtacaccacctcctcctccgcaCCCACAGGGTTTTCATACTTGACCTTGGGCACCAGCCTCACCGGGGGCCGCTTCCTCCTCCGAGTATGTTTTTCAAATGGagtctctgcctccagctcctcctcctctggtgCCTCGGCTGGGACGCAGCCTTCCTTCTCCAGCCTGTAAGCGCTTTCCGGATCTTCTGGTTCCACAGTGGCAGTGTCTGCAAGCTCATTTCCTAGTCCTGGAAAGAAGCCTCCGGGGCTGATGGTTGCGCCGAAGAGCTCGTTCTCGGACACCAAGCCCAAGACAGCGGCCTGTGCCAGGGACAGCACCACCACCGCATCCGTTTGAGTTCCAGAGTCAGTGAAGCGTTCCATCTCTCACCCCACGGCTAGGCTGTCATGGCTGCAGGAACAGAGAGGAGGGCTCGTTAACCTTTGTCAGAGCTGCATCCCACCCCACAAGCCCGGTGCCTCGAGAAGCCGGTCTGCTGTCATTGTGAGTGGCAGCACGGAGGTGCTGGCTAGCAGCCACGCCCTGATCATTGCTCTGGAACAGCAGCTTGGCTAACGAGCAGAGACCAACCTTATCAAGAGCAACCACtgattctgggtgcccaacttggaacacctgggcctgattttcagaggtgctgagcgctCCACTCCAGATGAAGCCCCTGGGAGCTGTGGCACTGAGCCCCTCAGAAAAATCAAAGCCCATGTTAAGATGTAGGCCCAAGAGGTAGCAGTCCCTGGGGCAAACTGAGTCCTTTGGGTGTTTCATGAACCCCAGCGCGACCTTTCATTAGTGTTCTGTGCCAGCTTAGCCTGATGGACTGGTCTGAGGTCTGGGCTTCCAGTGGTGGGGTGAGGGAGATGCAGTAAAACCTCAGCTTCCCCCAATCCCCTTAACACCTCATTCTGACAGGGGACCCCAGGGCAGGGTTCAAGGAAGGGTCAAGAAAGCAAAATGTGTGAACGGTTTGTGAGCTGCCGTAAGGTCCTTTCTCCCACAAGGCAGGGCGAGGGGAACACAGCACTGCAAGGGCCAGGGAGCCGAGGGACTCAGCCCGAACCCACTGGGAAGTGCCCCAGTGCACCCGTACTAGGGGGATTTTCTGTTTAGGTTCCCCAGCGTGTTCCTCCCGCAGGGGCCGGTGCAGAGGGCAGCATTCCCAGGCAGGACTCTCCGTACAGGAGCCAAGCCGGCCCAGGTTGCTGCTGCCTCCCTTGCTCAGTGGCAGATGTCTCTACTCTCTCTAGCTTTTCAGCCTCTGTTTCCTTGCAGCCCTCTCCACCTCCAGGCTGGGGGCCTCCGCTTTCCCTCTGGCCGTCATTAACTGCCCCCCTCCCTTGGGTCAGAGTTTCCCCAGCAATGAGTGTGCCTGGTTTTAAGGGAAGTTCACTTGTTTATATTTTCTCTGGTTTCCTTCCCCTCAGCTGCACGTCCAGGGCCTGCGCTGGCTGCAGATTGATAACCACTGAACAGAAGACAGAGAGGGTCATAGAGCTAATTACAGTAACCAGAAGTGCTTCTGAAATTAGTAAAATAAAGACAGGGTACTTCTAAGGGTACGAGTGGCTGAGATACAGCAAGACAGCACCCAGCAGGCCCCAAAGTTACCATGCTTGAAAGGATCCAAACTCACATGGCCCCTGTACTAAAGTGTCTGATCTCTCCCCAAGTATGTATGCTCCCAACacccctgcaggcagggcagggctgtcagCCGCATCGTACAGAGGGGACCTCTGAGGCCCAGAGACAGACTAACCTGCCTAAGCTCACACAGGGTATCTGTGGCAGGGCCTGGCACTGAACCCAGATCGTCTGAGCCCTTGTCCTGTGCCCTGACCTCCAGACTTCCTGGTAAAACTGGCCCAGGGGCTCTCTGAATCGCCTGGGGGCATTTGTAACGAATCTGGGAACACTAGGCAGGTTCTAGAGGACTGGGAAAAAAGCCGATGTGCCAATATTCCAAAGAAGGACAAATGGCTGCTGTGGATAGCGGCAGGCCAGCCAGCCGGGTGTCAGTTCTGAGCACACTCATGGAAAGGCTGATACAGAGGGTAGTCAAAGAATTACATGATGGGAGCATAATTCATGCCAGTCACTAGAGTTTTTATTGGAAAATAAGGTCTCGTCAATCTCTCATTTTTAAGGAGATTACAGTTTGggtcaggggtaggcagcctatggcatgcgagctcagcattttaatttcattttaaatgaagcttcttaaacatttaaaaaaccttatttactttacatacaaaaatagtttttagttatatattatagacttatagaaagagaccttctaaaaacgttcaaacgtattattggcatgcgaaaccttagagtgaataaaggaagactcggcacagcacttctgaaaggttgccgaccgctgGTTCGGGTGAGAAAAGTGACACTGCTGACATAACATACGTTGGCTTGGTCCCACCGacaaaaaaaatagaaacaaaaatttaCATATTGAGGTTTATAGTGGGGTCCTGTGAGGATCCGCTCCCAGCTCAGCATTAGTCTGTCTCTTTAGCCGAGAGACGGAAGAAGTTATACAGTAACTGCTTGTCAAATTGGCAGAGGACATAAAAATGagtgagtggtaaataatgacagGGACAGGCCAGTTATAGAGGCTGccctggattgcttggtaaatggGGCTCATTTCAGCAACCTGTGTTTTAACCCAGCCATACTCAAATTCATGCATCGTGGCCCAAAGACCAGAGGTCACGCTTACAAGACGGGAGGCAGTACCCTGGAATGCAGGGCATCGAGAAGGCGTAACGGGAGCTAGCCAAGTGAACACACGTTCTcagtgcagtgctgcagctgagaGCAAACCCAGCACTTGGATGCTTGAATATGCAGAGGAATATTAAGGAAGAGCTGGACAGTGGGGTTTGCCTTGTCAACATTAGTGAGCCCACCAGTAGATACAGGCTCCAGTTCTGGCATTCACACTTGGAGAGAGCTCAGAAGAGAGTGACTGAGAAGGATCTGAGGTCTGGAAACCTGCTGTAAAGAGAGTGAAGAAACTCAGTCTAGTGTAGCCCAGAGAAGGCAAAGAGGGacttgagaacataagaacggccgtaccgggtcagaccaaaggtccatctagcccagtatctgtctaccgacagtggccaatgccaggtgccccagagggagtgaagctaacaggcaatgatcaagtgatctctctcctgccatccatctccatcctctgatgaacagaggctagggacaccattctttacccttcctggctaatagccatttatggacttagccaccatgaatttatccagttcccttttaaacactgtcatAGTCCtcgccttcacaacctcctcaggcaaggagttccacaagctgactgcgctatgtgaaaaagaacttccttttatttgttttaaacctgctatctattaatttcatttggtgacccctagttcttgtattatgggaataagtaaataacttatccttatccactttctctacatcataattgtatatacctctatcatatccccccctagtctcctcttttccaagctgaagagtcctagcttctttaatctctcctcatatgggactctctccaaacccctaatcattttagttgtccttttctgaaccttttctagtgctagaatatctttgttgaggtgaggagatcacatctgtacacagtattcgagatgtgggcgtaccatggactTGCTCAGGATCTTTAAATGCCTACGTAGGAAGGagatttctgatagcagaggGCTCGTTAATCGAGCCAGGAAAGACAGAACAAGGtcccctggctgggagctgaaactagacaaactcagactagGAATAAGGTGCTgctttttaaacagtgagaggAACTAGCTACTGGAGGCGCTTCCCTAAGGagctggtggattctccagcacaaAGGCTTTAAATCCAGATTGATGCCTTTCTAAACCAGCGCTCTAGCTCAGCCAGGAGCGATGGGCTCAGGCAGAAAGGACGGGTGAAATTCTGGGCAGGGGTTTTGCGAAATCACACTACAGGAGCCTCTTTACAAAGAGCCCCAGGGAACTCAGCAGCATTCTACAAGGATGGTCCCAAGTCTGCCAGAGATACAACCCAGTCTCAAGTTCACCTTGCTAGAGGCCACAGCCCTGAATGTGACActgcttagggcctgatcctgttcccactgcAACGAGGAGCAGATGCAGGTGCTTTGCTTTTCCTGCTGGACACTACTGTTGCTCGTGCTGTTCCGTGACCACTAGAGAGAAGACGTGTGGAGCCCAGCTCCacaggcagggaggaggaagTGTTCGGAGCACAGAGAGGTGCTCACAACCGGACCAACCCACTCAGGATGGAATTTACGCTTTTCAGCTTCACGTGCATCCATCTTCTTTCATTGCCCCtccatcctccaccccaaacgTACGtgtccctcttctctccccaaagTTTAACTAAAAATCACCACTCAGGAATTCAGCTGCCTTCAAACCAATACAGAAGGTTCAACATACAGTTTGACTATCCAGGGGGAAGACAAGCTGCCTGTGTGCTCGGAGTGCCACAGTCCCAGAGCTCTCTCTAAACTAGCTTGCAAGTCTAACATGCAGCACCTCTCCTCCCTACGTCGGGTCCAGGGCCTGCGCAGGGCTGCCTGCGCACGTATGCTCAGAACCCACAGAGGACTGAACTCCTCAGAGCTCTTGCCAAGCCAGGACCCAGAGTCTGCCATCGGAGACGTATGTGCTCTGCTAGTCTCCAGAGCAGCTGGGAGGCTGGTAAATTTGGACCAAGGCAAGTCAGCTGCGGATAAATTTCACCAGAAGTGGCAAAGAGTTTTAAGGGAGTTTGACAGCACCCGGCACTAGTTATCCAGCAGCCTTGCCTTGCTTACACACACTTTAGCATCAAAACAGAGACGGGAACCTTCTTCGAGCAGTCACCCATACACTGCACTTACAGCTGGAAAGACTGAAGGAGGCTGCCAGCTAGTAATTTCATAACTGCCATATGCAAGCCGAGGAACCTGGGATGGTGAAATACAGAGACTCTGCTGCAGAGGAAAGATGTGGGGCAGATGAGACACCTTTGCAGGTGAAAGCagcaaaaagagtcctgtggccccttatagactaacagacgtattggagcatgagctttcgtgggtgaatactcacttcgttggTGCAGGTGGTTTGCTTTGCATTCAGATCCACAAATCTCTTAgcactctgcagcagcagcattccttAGGGATTCAGGTCGCAGGGGACCGGGGCTGAGAAGTAGTTAAAGGGGGATAATGCCAAACAAAGCAAGCCAGAAAGTGTcagatggggaaaggaggagacagCTAGAGACAGAAAagagccagccagcaagagaggCCAACCCTCAGGTAGGCTGGGAAACAGACACATCAACACTCTCTTCAGCTCAAAAGCAGCTgtaaccccaacccagcccaatATATAATACAACCACATGCACAGCTCCCCTAAACCTTCCTCATTGGAGCCTGAGAAAACAGTTCCCTGCCCTACGTGCCTGGTTCCTCGAGACGTGTCACCCACATGTGCCCCAGATATCCGAGATCAGAATCTTCTTgcgtagcagtgtccattgggaCTATGCCTGCAGCCTAGGTGCCCTCCAGCACCCCATAACTGAAGGTTAAGGGGCCAGATGGCTGCAACTGCTCCCCAGTTTCTTTGCTAAAAAGGACCCAGATTGGCAAGGCCTCTGCAGTAGTGGGGAAAGAGGGCGGGTCATGGAACACATGTAGACAAACACACCTCAACCAACCTGTTACCTTAGGGTAAGTTAAGTAGTCTTTGAGCGATTGTCCACACATATTGCACCTCTGGTGACTCACATGCAGGGAAGCATGTCCTGCAAGGGGTGCTCGGCATCTGCTGGACTAATGACTGTGGGGCAGTGCTGCCAAAGCGGCTGTCAGATTTGGAGCCCCCACCCACGGAAGATGGGGCCTGGCATGCGGAAA
This sequence is a window from Gopherus evgoodei ecotype Sinaloan lineage chromosome 10, rGopEvg1_v1.p, whole genome shotgun sequence. Protein-coding genes within it:
- the ZNF710 gene encoding zinc finger protein 710, coding for MERFTDSGTQTDAVVVLSLAQAAVLGLVSENELFGATISPGGFFPGLGNELADTATVEPEDPESAYRLEKEGCVPAEAPEEEELEAETPFEKHTRRRKRPPVRLVPKVKYENPVGAEEEVVYEVPVPGDSKEETQSSHPPSLEESSCEKTVQSSAMKMIDLSAFGRKPRRLRHLRRHVRQEVGLGSYEHRCPDPVQLGYAEASMGGAPAGTGPEALRSECSFEANAASLESPEQGKSEQGFAWQEPVDFDADTAGVNTEHNKKAQLDRLDINVQIDDSYLVEAGDRQKRWQCRMCEKSYTSKYNLVTHILGHNGIKPHSCPHCSKLFKQPSHLQTHLLTHQGTRPHKCDVCSKAFTQTSHLKRHMLLHSDIKPYSCHFCGRGFAYPSELKAHEVKHENGRCHVCVECGLDFSTLTQLKRHLSTHQGPTLYQCLECSKSFHYRSQLQNHMLKHQNVRPFVCTECGMEFSQIHHLKQHSLTHKGVKEFKCEVCGREFTLQANMKRHMLIHTSVRPYQCHICFKTFVQKQTLKTHMIVHSPVKPFKCKVCGKSFNRMYNLLGHMHLHAGSKPFKCPYCSSKFNLKGNLSRHMKVKHGVLDISLDSQDPMMELTRAEHTELDAQQEMEEYDEENAYDYAGVGNPPDENALTEQAMKEMAYYNML